The segment cgtaatttaattattactatagaaaatattttgatccGAAATCTACATCACATAAATAAAACTGTGAAACAaaagaatataatttaatacattgattaccaatattaatattgaagttttatgatctataataatataaaatttctatcaaaattaattattatttttcataaaaataaacattagaaCTAAAAATGTGTTAggtatatagatatattaatccACACAAGATGCGGGGCATCAACTAGTTAATCAAGTATACTAATCTTACTTTTGAAAAATCAACTTAAAGAATTTCAGATTTGtagataatttttgttattttagaaaaataaaacaaaaattaataataaaaatttaaaaatattaataatgacattacataattaatttaatttattgatgATTATCAATGTTAGCGTAATCTTAACCCATAAAAACtgatttattaaacaatattacaaagttgacaaaaaaaaacaatattacaGAGATTTAAATTGTATGTACATGATACTTGACAAACCTTATAATCAACCACTCATATTAAGACACATGTGACTTCaaacattcaaaataaaaaaaaaaaacatagaaaaaggaaaattatttaaaatcaccTTCTCTCCGATGTCGGTCTGGTTAATCATAAACACGTCTCAACGAGAATTTCTGATTTTGTAAACCCTAATTCTCTCCGCCGATTCAATCTCGCCACATTTGTTCCGTGAAGAATGGTAAGTCACTTTCCTCCTTTTTCGTTGCCTGATCCGATTCTAGAGTCAATTTCACGGCTTAGATCCGAATCTGGATGACCTTGACACACGAGACgattcaaaaaaaacaaaactcgaACATATGTTTCTTTGTGGAGCATTTGTCTATACAAACAATTACATATTTGAATATTCTTCTCTAATCGTTTACAGGTGGAGAATTCAGTAAAACCATCCTCAAAAGACACATTGGCATCTTCTAGACCAATGGCTAGAAACCTAAGAGGTGTTGGTGATCTTGCAGAGGACTTATCTCGTATTAATGATGCTGaggtaaaaataaatagtaGATACCTTATAAGTTTAATCGTTACATTCTCTCAACCTTTTTTTAAGCAGGGTGTATAGTTTGTTTTATGTGGAAGTTTTATCTGAATTTGAATCATATCTATTGGTTTTCTTAGTCTCTGTAAACAAACACAACAATTGGTTCCTGGAATGTGGCAAACCACGCCTATTTTTACACATGTATGTCCCATCACGCGTTGGTTCCGACCATATATAACCTAGTCAAAAGTGATTCTCTTGTGTTTTGTCTTCTGCTTTCTGCTGTGTCTATTGTTCGGTTTTATGTATGATAAAACCTAGTTTTATGTACTTGTTGTTCTGATTTTTTATGGTGTTTATTGCTGCTCATCAGGTTGCTGGTTATCTAAATACTACAAAAGAATCTCTCCTGATGAAGATAGCATGGGAGATGATGAACCCTGAgtacaaaaaagtattttccatCATCCTGTCTTCCATCTTCTTGATTTCTGCTAACTGTTAAGTTGACGTTCTTGTTAATGATACTTACATTTTCTATCGATTATCAGGGAACGCAGAGGAAACCTACTACTACAGTGAAAAAGAAAGATCCTATTAGTAAGACTGCTGCTCCTAGTAAGAAAACTTCTGCAACCACAACCCAAAGCAATGCAGAAAGTGAAAAGAAAAAGGTCAGTGGTACTATTCCTCCAGCTCGTTTCctgttatacatatatatgtagttAAAGATATCTTTGGATCTTCCTTATTTTTCATCTGCAGTTTTTATTGTCTTCTTGTGTACAGAGACTTAGTGCATATATCAATTTGGACGTCTTGGATAAGCTATTTGATGATGTAAGTTTACCCCTGTCTCTCTAGCGTTATCTGTCACATTATTTAGCCTCTTGTTTCTTTGTGTAGTCTCTTATGTGCATTCACATCTGTGTAGGAGAACTCTCCAAAGAGGACTAAGTTGGAGAAACCAGTTGGTGTTGGTGACCAAGTGAAAAATTCACAGCAAAGAAGCGAAGAAAAATGCCTTTTGGAACCTGAGgattttgaagaagaagataaaccgGTCTGGAACAAGGATTACAGTACTGAAGAAGCTAATGGAGGAGAGGACGAATTCTATGGCGGTGCTGATCTTGAATATGAAGATCAAGATGAAGCAGAATATAATGAAGATATTATTTGGTGATTTCATCATACATTGTGAATTGATCTCAACAACATtgattattattactttttggACAAAATCTCTAAAATTACATTCATCATCTTTCCctatctaataaatgaaaagcCTTCCACACTGTTCAAAAGAGTGCGTTTCTATTTTGTTGTCCTCTGCAGATAGATTCTTCTCTCAGGATTTTGCaaaaattatctatattttggTACTGTAATCTGAGAAGGTGAAGTAGCAAAAGACAAAACATGGTTTTACAATGCCTCTTGTTCTCATGGCTTGGCTTGGTCTATGGTGAGTGTGGAACGTTAAGTTTCATCTGAATCTCATTCTTAGGATTATCACGTAGCTCCTTGAGCCCATTCACCACGTTTTGAGCTAGATCTTCATAAGCTTTTGATACTACAGAACCAGGTGAAGAAACAACCACAGGAACACCTTCATCAGACCCTTCTCTAATCTTCATTTCCAGTGGAATCTACACAAACTATATCTAGTAAGGCCACTAAGTGAATCTACAACACTATAACGCCAATGTTTTAGATTCATTTACCTCACCAATGAGTTTCAAGCCCTTCTTCGCAGCCATCTGGCGTGCTCCTTCTTTCCCAAAAATGAAAGAAGCCTCGTTACAGTGGGGACAAATGAAGCAACTCATGTTCTCCACAAGTCCCAAGATCTAAGTACAAAAGTGCAGAAACGTTAAGAAGAAGCGAAGACAAAACTAGTAGTAAGGGACAATATAGATGGCTACCGTACAGGTACTCTAACTTTGTCGAACATGGAAATTCCTCGATTAGCATCAGCAAGCGCTACATCTTGTGGAGTGGACACAATCACGGCACCTGTAAACATAAACACACTCTGAGTAAACTAAACTACACACACGACTTGTCTAATCTAAAAACAACTCAGATATGTATTATATACACACACACCTGAGAGTTTAAGGTTTTGAGATATGGTAATCTGAGCATCACCGGTTCCAGGTGGCATATCTACAACAAGAACATCAAGATCTCCCCAATCAACTCCTCTCGTCATCTTAGCAAGAGCACTCATTACCTATAACAGTAACCACAAGCTTTGATTACTGAGCGAAAAGTCTTTTAAGGCTTCATGAGTGATCTTAAAAAAGAAACACAGACCATAGGAGCTCTCCACACAATAGGTGCATCTTTCTCTACAAGGAGTCCCATTGACATGCATTTAACTCCATAGTTCTCTACCGGAATCATCTTcatatcttcaaaaaaaaaaaaaacagagattaCAAACTGATGTGAAATGCTAGATGTACCTCTTTTAATATCTTACCTTGGTTAACTTGAGGCTTTTGATTGATACTCATCATGATTGGAACAGATGGTCCATACACATCAGCATCAAGCAACCCAATCTTGAGTTTAAATTTGTTGGCTAACGCAACAGCTAAGTTAACTACATTTATTAACCGTAAAGTTACAGTTCAAATCTctcacacaaaatattttgaaggAAGATTCTGTGATGGATGTTACCAGCAGTGGAAGACTTTCCAACTCCGCCTTTACCAGACGCAACGGCGATTATATCTTTGACTCCGTCTAACCGGAGCTCCGTCTTCCTCCCGCCGGCGCTTGCAGAGCTCTGCCAAAAACACGAAAAGGTGAGACTTTTGGCAATCTGCAATCCCCAAACACCTCAAAATCTCTAGATAACCACGAGAGTAAGGAGAAATGTATACGAATTTGTACGCGGAGACTGCGTGGGTTTCACGGCGGCGAAGAGACCGAAGAAGAAGTGTGACGGAGgccatgagagagagagagagagtttgtgtCGTGATGAGAGCAATTTATGCTGAATTTTCCTAAAATCTCAGCTTTCCCAGGTTTTGACGGCGAAAGGCGACGGCGTGGATCTGTTAGAGCGATTAGAAAGACGGAGGTGGTTTTTTTTTGCGTGAAATACATGAATCGACAAGGGTAAAATAGTAAATTTCACAAGCTTCGCAGAGTCTGGTCTGTAACTCGACCAGTTCCTGTCCTGACAACTCCAAAGAGTGGATGATATCTCGTTCAGTTCAACAACTTTTGAGTCCCCTTGTTGCCATCTAAATCGTGCTTTAACCTGAAGATACGTAGATAAATAGGAAATGGAGACTAGTACACACAGAGACTCTGAAGCTTTTATTTGAACTGCCAATTCCATATATTATGGGTTGAATTATGATGATTCTCAACCCTTCTTGAAGTTTATGCATCATCTCCGACACTACTTCTTGTTTGTCTTTGTTAGTTTCTTTATCTTATTGGGGTTCTTTAGATGCACATACATACCAATGCTAAGTTGAACTTGAACACCCGACTGTAACTTTTTCTCATCTCTCACACTCACACCAACTAATGACATGTTCTGATGCCTTCTTGTCTAAAGCTAGTTTGATTTCCAACGTTTAACCATCCAAGGCCATCCGCAAATCTTTACTTTCTTGGTTAAATATTCATGTAATCTACAGTTACAAAAAGTGGAAACTACAAAGCTTACATGAATAAGTCAACTAGACATAGTTGAACATAAATTAAtcctaaaattaattaattatttctgTTTTGCCAGCCAAAACATATGAATCAATCATACAATATAAtcccaataaaaaaatacaacagTACAAAACTCAACAAACTTTTAAAGTATGACTTGACTTGACTTGTTATTATATGACACACTTGAGTAtttttttcacaaatttagaatacaTCATTTCAGGATTTAATTTAACTCCTGCATACCGCAAATAAtggtttaaaaatagttatatcaAATTCATACAATAGACTTAACCCCTAAAGTTTTTTTATAGTCGACCAAACGAACAAATGTACAAGCTTCAAAAATTCTAAGACTCCATGATTAAAATGCTAATGATTAAGTCATAACAATGAAACCAAATTCATCGGTAAATTCAGATCAGTATGTTAATTTTCATGTGAGCATCTGACTTTTCATACACAAATTCCCTATATACTCTGTACTATCCTTACTAATAAAGACACTTGCCCGTCAATACTATTTTCTGTTTCTTGCATAACCTTAAAAAGTCAATACCTTCCACTTTGTAGCAATATCAACAACATTCCCTTATAAATACATAGAACTCTCTTCCTTTGTTTCTGCACTACCCTGTTCTTCATCTAGTACTCTTTTGCTTACCTATTTCAATTAAATTCCTGTAAGCGATGGTCGTTGTGTATTTCTCGCTACCATTGTTCATATTCATGGTGTTTCTAGCCATTAGTGGTTGTGCAGGATGCTTCTACATGGGTCGACATCAAGGGATAACTAAAGTCGGTGGACCCGCAATGCCAACCGTTTATCCGACGACACCACAACCCAATCAAGGTTACAATGCTGGAGCTCAACCTTGCACTCCCAACTATGCTGTCTAGTCACTAATTGTGTACCGTGTGCGATTAAGGAATTATCATATACCGAAACTATCTTTATTTCTTGTCTTTTAGTTGTGCtattgtttacttttatttggatCATTAAAGTTTagtttcatatttgtcaacctctgtttttttttttttttaacactgaatatatcataatattGAGGTCCAAAAAGACAAGTTTGGGAGCACCCCTGAGTTATAACACGAAGAAATAGAGAAGACAGAGGtactaaaaaaaagaagacgaCATAAGAAGAAAAAGGGAGGAGGTACCAGTAGGTACTTATAAGAGCTTAATGCTCAATACTATCAGAAAAGGTTATGAAGGACTTGAGGCAGAAGCCAGTAACCTTAGATCCCTTTATCTTTACCGCACCAGAAGACATGTGTTTGACGCATCCTCTTGTAACATCTGATGGAGCCAACGGGGACCTCCTGAGGCGACATACGATTGTGTACGTATACCGACCACGACGCTCTCTGCTATAGACTTAGCAACTCTGTTTTTAAGGTCGGAAACATGAGAGATCGTCCATTTTTCAAAGCGATGTAGAAGCTCCAGTATCTTCAGAATCAGAGGTGAGAGCTCAGGAAACCTGAGAGGATTAAACAAAGCTTGGCGTACTTCAACAGATGAGGCTTCAAACAGTATTTACTTGTAACGCAAGTCACCTATTGCTTGAACAGCCCATAGTAAAGATTTCAAATCTGACTCCATTTTGGAGGAGGAGCCGGTAAGGGCTTCACGACTATGCTGTAGGGGTTGGCCGTGATCATCTCTTAAGATCCAACTGGATCCATTCACCGGACCAGCGTCAACCCAAGCCATTCCCACATTGCACTTGACCATCTCGGAAGGAGGTTTTTCCCATGCATCTACAGAAGAGTTTGTAGATTCCAGTGCCATGTGTGTAGCTTGGTCTGGTTGTTGAGCCTGAGTCCAAATCTCTGCCTCTTCTAAAGCTTTAGCTAAGATAGAATGTGGCGTAAACCTGCTTTTTTCAAACACTAGGGAATTTCTCCCTTTCCAGAGATGCCACAGGATCCAGGGAAAGGCTTTTAGGTTAACTTGATCATTCCGCTGTTTCTTAGTTCCTGCTACCAAGTAATGAAGGTTCAGAAAAACAGAAGATTGGGAGAAACCTGCTGGCGGGGAATGAATTCCTGCCAAACGCCAAGCTTCTACTGCAGTGGGACAAGTAAACAGGACATGGCATATCGTCCGATGCTTGACCACATGCAAGGCAGGTTGTATTATTGTGTAAGCCTCTTGACTGAAGTCGTTCAGCTACAGCCAACGCACTTGATAATGCTATCCACAAAAAAGTGTCTGATCTTAGGAGTTGTCTTGAGTTTCCAAATGCTCTTCCATAACTGTTTTTCCACTGGTGGGAGGGGACGATACGCTGGTGACTTCGTCTCATGGAGAGTAGACAACATTCTATAGGCACTCTGAGTTGTATAACAGCCGGTCTTAGTGAAACCCCATATATCCGAATCATGGCCGGTTTGAGACGGCTTGATCTTCAGGATTTGTAAGGCGTCTTCCTCAGTGAAAGTATCGAACAGTTTTTGAGCATTCCAAACCCTTGAGTTTGGGAACCAGAGGTCGCTAACTTTGAGTGTGAGGTCAACAACACTGTCCTGTTTATACATAGGGGGCCGAGCTTCCTTCTCCAACAACCAATTCGATGTCCAGACATTAGTCTGATCACCATTGCCAACAACCCGGAGCAGTCCTGAGTTCAAGGCCTCTCTTCCATGAAGGATACTACGCCAAATGAAAGAAGGCCGTGAGCCTAGACTAGCTTCAAGGAAAGACGAATTTTTAAAGTAACGACTCTTCAAAATTCTAGCCATTAGGGAGTTAGGTTGCGAAAACACTCGCCATGCTTGTTTTCCAAGAAGCGCTTGGTTAAAACGACCGATATCATGAAAGCCAAGACCCCCATCTTCTTTACTTTTGCAGAGAGTGTCCCACGCTACCCAAGTCATTTTCCTCCTAGAACCTCCATTGCTCCACCAGAAATCTCTCATTGCAGATGTGAGTTTAGCACAGAGATCCTTAGGGAGCTGATACACTGACATTGCATAGACTGGTAAGGCTAGCCcaatagattttaataaaatttcttttcCTCCCTGAGAAAGAGTTCGCGCAAACCAGCCTTGCAGTCGAAGTTGAAGTTTTTCACGGATGTAGTTCAAAATGAGTTTCTTCGATCCTTTGAACACTTCAGGGAGGCCAAGATAGGTCCCTTCTCCTCCTTCCTTGTCGATCCGAAGAATAAGTTTGATGTCAGCTTTCATTCCTTCATCTACTCTGTCACCAAAGATTATCGATGACTTGGAAAGGTTGATCTGTTGTCCTGAAGCATCTCCATATAGCTTCAACCACCGCATAATCTCAATGCTCTCCATCAGATCCGCTTTGCACATCAATAAgctatcatcagcaaataaAAGGTGATGTACTGCCGGTCCATGTTTATCAAGTTTGATGCCGTGCAGACGCCCTTTTTCTTCAGCTTTATTTAAAACACTAACAAGTGCTTCCGCAGCCATAATGAAGATGAATGGCGACATAGGGTCACCCTGTCGTATCCCCCTCTCTGGTCTGAAAAAACAATGTGTCCTTCCATTCAGTAGGATTGTATAAGACACTGTAGAAATACATGTCATCACCCAACAAACCCATTTACGGTCGAATCCCATTTTTTCCATCAGGGTTTCCAAGAAATTCCACTCCACACGATCGTACGCTTTCGACATGTCTGTCTTGACAGCCATGAACTGCTCACTAATAGTTTTCTTGGTACGCAAGCCATGGATCGTCTCGTGAGCCACCACGATGTTATCCGAGATCAAGCGGCCAGCAACAAAAGCTCCCTGTGTATCTGATATGATGTAGTCCATGATTGGTTTCAGTCTTGAAGATAAGAGTTTAGAAACAATTTTGTATTGGACAGAGCAGAGACTTATGGGTCTCATATCCTTCATTGACTCAGGTTTGGTGATCTTAGGGAGGAGACATAATTGCGTATGGTTCCAACCAGCCGGCAGTGTCGACGTCTGGAAGAAGCTGCGAACCTCCTCTATGACCTTAGGACCCACAATATGCCAGTACGTCTTATAAAAGACACCAGTAATACCATCCTCGCCGGGAGCGCTACTTCCTTTGACTGCGAAGGCAGCTGCTTTGATCTCATCATCCGAAATCTCTTTTATCAGAGATTCATTCATAGCAGGAGTTACACGACTTTGGAAACCTTCGAGGAGACTTTCTAGGTCCACTGGATTGGAGCTCATAAATAAATCTCTGAAATATTCAACCGCCAAGTGTCCTTTTGCACCTTCTGAGAAGTGCTGTACTCCCATCTCATCTTTCAGCATAAGGATATTGTTCCTGATCTTCTTGCCTTTGacaatattatgaaaataagaGGTATTTTGATCACCTTCCCTAAGCCATTGCTCTCTACTCCGCTGCCTCCAGAACTTTTCTTCCTCCTTATGAGCCACTGCTAGTTCCAATCTCAGGCGCTTCATGGACCTGACACTAGGCCACATCTTCGCAATTTCCTTCTCCAGTTCCTTATGAAGCCTTTGAATCTTAGATTGGGAGTTGAAATGGGCTTTTTTCTTCCAATGAGAGAGTTCTCTTCTACATCTTGAAAGTCGATCCATAACTGAAGAAGGAGTGTTTGACGGGTCTCCCTCCCAGCCTCTAGCAATGGCCTCTTCAATCCCAGCCTTACCAATCATTCTCTTATCAAAATAGAATCGACCATGACCTCTATCTTCAGGCTCAAGGGAGAAAGATAAAACAATGGGCCTGTGATCAGATGGCCACATGTCAAGGTATTCCAAGTTAGAGCGTGGGAACACTCGGAACCAACTATCATTCCCAAAACTCCGATCTAGGCGACACTGGACCCAAATATTGTTCCTCCATCCCGCCCAAGACAGAACATTACCAATTGTTCTCACTTCTTTTATTTTACAGTTTTCCACCAAATTTCTGAAGTCCCAAAACGTTGACTCTTCTCGAATAGAGCCCCCAAGCTTTTCTGAATTATCAAGGAGTTCGTTGAAGTCTCCAATCAAAATCCACACCTCATTTCTAGCAACACCAATACTTTCAAGTTTTTCCCAAACGTGATGTCTATATTCTCGAACCGGATCGCCGTAGACACACTTCAAGAAAAAGGTAGTAGAACCAAGTTCCACTTTTAGGTCAATGATCCTTTTATCTGAAAAAAGGATCTCAACCGTGTAACAATCTTTCCAAAAAACTGCCAAACCACCACTCAACCCAACTGGAGCAACTGTGAACATTTTATTATAACCCAAAGAATTCTGTAAACCAAGCATGTAAGAGTCTTTTTGCTTAGTTTCAGAGAGAAACAAGAAATCTGGAAAATACTTTTTACGCATCTCCGTTAAGCGACGAACTGTCTCGGTGTTTCCCGCCCCGCGACAGTTCCAACTCAGTATGCTCATTGGGGAGACAGCAGCCTCAAATCGGAGGCCACCGTATCTTCGTTGGTTTTTGTGGATTTGTTGCCTTGTGGAGTCTCAGTCTCCTCTGCTTTCCTCTTCGATGTACCAGACTCACTTACTGGTTCATCAGTTACGCTTAGGTTCACGCATGTTGAGCTTCGCGCTGGTCTGACATGTCTAACCCAAGCAGGAGGGCGTTGCCtagatttctttttcttattccGAAAGGTCCCGGTTGAGGTGGAGCAAAATATTCCAGCCTGAAACACCGTTGGTCCTTTTGGAACAGATCGAGAATTGGCGCTTTCACCTGATGAAGAACCTTCGTTAAAACCTCTGTTGCGATCACCACTAGGAGCTGACAGCGTAGGATGAGCCCTCTTGCAGACTAGGGGTAGCGCTTCTGAAGCAGGTTTGTCATGCTGAAACACATGCCCTTTCTCCTTGTCCACTTCGTGAGATATCTTGGTCAGCACGGCAGGGGGATTATCCTTGTCAGCTTCAATAGATTGCTGCACCCGCATTATGCGTGCACGGCGCTCAGTTTCATCAGCATGAGAGATATATTGGAGGGCCATAGTTCTCTCTTCTCCTTGCAGTTCAGGAAACAAAGGGGGAAACCCTGGTGGAGCTTCCAGGCGCCGAGCCTCACTTGCAGGCTTTGTAGAGTCCCTTGGGGGTCTCTCCTCTGCGCTCGGTAGAGTTCTATGCAGGCGAGGCTTGGTATAAGGGCACATAGACTTTTCATGAGTTAGTCTATCGCATTGGAAGCATCTTTTATGGATCTTTTCATACTCGTATTC is part of the Brassica napus cultivar Da-Ae unplaced genomic scaffold, Da-Ae ScsIHWf_2770;HRSCAF=3541, whole genome shotgun sequence genome and harbors:
- the LOC125602204 gene encoding uncharacterized protein LOC125602204 isoform X1, with the protein product MVENSVKPSSKDTLASSRPMARNLRGVGDLAEDLSRINDAEVAGYLNTTKESLLMKIAWEMMNPEYKKGTQRKPTTTVKKKDPISKTAAPSKKTSATTTQSNAESEKKKRLSAYINLDVLDKLFDDENSPKRTKLEKPVGVGDQVKNSQQRSEEKCLLEPEDFEEEDKPVWNKDYSTEEANGGEDEFYGGADLEYEDQDEAEYNEDIIW
- the LOC125602204 gene encoding uncharacterized protein LOC125602204 isoform X2, which produces MMLSLCKQTQQLVPGMWQTTPIFTHVAGYLNTTKESLLMKIAWEMMNPEYKKGTQRKPTTTVKKKDPISKTAAPSKKTSATTTQSNAESEKKKRLSAYINLDVLDKLFDDENSPKRTKLEKPVGVGDQVKNSQQRSEEKCLLEPEDFEEEDKPVWNKDYSTEEANGGEDEFYGGADLEYEDQDEAEYNEDIIW
- the LOC106422165 gene encoding iron-sulfur protein NUBPL-like isoform X1, giving the protein MASVTLLLRSLRRRETHAVSAYKFSSASAGGRKTELRLDGVKDIIAVASGKGGVGKSSTAVNLAVALANKFKLKIGLLDADVYGPSVPIMMSINQKPQVNQDMKMIPVENYGVKCMSMGLLVEKDAPIVWRAPMVMSALAKMTRGVDWGDLDVLVVDMPPGTGDAQITISQNLKLSGAVIVSTPQDVALADANRGISMFDKVRVPILGLVENMSCFICPHCNEASFIFGKEGARQMAAKKGLKLIGEIPLEMKIREGSDEGVPVVVSSPGSVVSKAYEDLAQNVVNGLKELRDNPKNEIQMKLNVPHSP
- the LOC106422165 gene encoding iron-sulfur protein NUBPL-like isoform X2 gives rise to the protein MASVTLLLRSLRRRETHAVSAYKFSSASAGGRKTELRLDGVKDIIAVASGKGGVGKSSTAVNLAVALANKFKLKIGLLDADVYGPSVPIMMSINQKPQVNQDMKMIPVENYGVKCMSMGLLVEKDAPIVWRAPMVMSALAKMTRGVDWGDLDVLVVDMPPGTGDAQITISQNLKLSGAVIVSTPQDVALADANRGISMFDKVRVPILGLVENMSCFICPHCNEASFIFGKEGARQMAAKKGLKLIDSTGNED
- the LOC125602202 gene encoding uncharacterized protein LOC125602202, coding for MADNLHKAIRSMSLEDDEPMVLPDDPKFHVFDDNALSILGRLLNPEAQNMARMIDYMPLAWRLYDRVRGIALTRDRFQFVFKREEDLETVLKDRPWSYNHWTMVLERWVPSPPRDFLSKFEVWIRIRNIPINHYTIGTMHLLASKVGFVKEIAYDPKSSQKTEYIRAKVLFSATNPAFAAKNLTLPSDEIVVIEYEYEKIHKRCFQCDRLTHEKSMCPYTKPRLHRTLPSAEERPPRDSTKPASEARRLEAPPGFPPLFPELQGEERTMALQYISHADETERRARIMRVQQSIEADKDNPPAVLTKISHEVDKEKGHVFQHDKPASEALPLVCKRAHPTLSAPSGDRNRGFNEGSSSGESANSRSVPKGPTVFQAGIFCSTSTGTFRNKKKKSRQRPPAWVRHVRPARSSTCVNLSVTDEPVSESGTSKRKAEETETPQGNKSTKTNEDTVASDLRLLSPQ